CGGCGAGGATTGGGCATACGAGCGTCCCAGACCGACGTGGATCTCGATGCCCTCCACGCAATTGACGCGGAATGTCTCCATGGCCCGCGTCAACAGGGCCATGCCGGTCAACAGCTCGTGCACCATCACCGGGTCGAAGGCGTTCAGTTGCAACTGTCCCTCGGCCACGGCCCAATTCACGGTCACGTCCATGCCGAAGATCGTGAAGCAGCACTGGTTGACGCATTCGGGGATCACCGGGTTCACTTTGGCCGGCATAATCGACGATCCGGCCTGGCGAGCCGGCACGTTGAGATCGTTGAAACCGCAGCGCGGCCCGGAATTGAGCAGTCGCAAATCGTCGGCGGCCTTCTTCAGGTGCACGGCGAGGCTCTTGATGGCAGCCGACGTGGCCACGTACGCGCCCATATCCGTCATGGCGGCCACCGGATCGGGCGCGGCGGTGACTGGCAGCCCGGTGATGTGCGCCAGATGCTTGATGGCGGACTTGCGGAACCGCAGATCCGCGCAAATGCCGGTACCGATGGCGGTGGCACCGAGGTTGAGCTGGGCCAGCAACGGCACCACGCGGTCGAACGCGGCCAAATCGGATTTCAGCAGCGTGGCGAACGAATGAAACTCCTGACCATAGGTCATCGGCACGGCGTCCTGCAGTTGCGTACGGCCGATCGTCACGTCATTGATATGTTTGTCGGCCAGATCGTGGAAGGCCTTGGCGAGTTTCTTGGTGGACTCGGCGAGCGGCCCGATCGCGTCGATAAGCGCGAGTTTGCAGGCGGCCGGGTAGGTGTCGTTCGTGGACTGCGACTCGTTGACGTCGTCGTTCGGATGGATGTATGTGTAATCGCCGCGCTGGTGGCCGGCGATTTCCAGCGCACGGTTGGCGATCACCTCGTTCATGTTCATGTTCGACGAGGTGCCGGCACCGCCCTGCATCACATCGACCGGGAACTGATCGGCCAGTTTGCCGGCCTCGATTTCCAGGCAGGCGGAGCGAATGGCCTCGGCCTTGGCCGGGTCGATCAGGCCTAATTCCTCATTGGCGATGGCGCAGGCGCGCTTGACCGTGGCATAGGCGCGAATCAGCTCGGGATGTTGGCTATCGGTGATGCCGGAGACCGGGAAGTT
The window above is part of the Bifidobacterium longum subsp. infantis ATCC 15697 = JCM 1222 = DSM 20088 genome. Proteins encoded here:
- a CDS encoding aspartate ammonia-lyase, which translates into the protein MSETSNKTRLEHDCIGQMEVPANVYWGIHTQRAIGNFPVSGITDSQHPELIRAYATVKRACAIANEELGLIDPAKAEAIRSACLEIEAGKLADQFPVDVMQGGAGTSSNMNMNEVIANRALEIAGHQRGDYTYIHPNDDVNESQSTNDTYPAACKLALIDAIGPLAESTKKLAKAFHDLADKHINDVTIGRTQLQDAVPMTYGQEFHSFATLLKSDLAAFDRVVPLLAQLNLGATAIGTGICADLRFRKSAIKHLAHITGLPVTAAPDPVAAMTDMGAYVATSAAIKSLAVHLKKAADDLRLLNSGPRCGFNDLNVPARQAGSSIMPAKVNPVIPECVNQCCFTIFGMDVTVNWAVAEGQLQLNAFDPVMVHELLTGMALLTRAMETFRVNCVEGIEIHVGLGRSYAQSSPSIAAALNHYIGYEHAADIAAEAVRTGRTVREVAGERTDLPAEQLDEILDPIRLARGLGQTCREHRD